A genomic segment from Lignipirellula cremea encodes:
- a CDS encoding sigma-70 family RNA polymerase sigma factor: MDDPNSAAPRTRLTPSAWVDRHGDTLFRYALSRLRDGESAEEVVQQTFLAALQHQSQFSGTGTEQAWLLGILKRKVIDFIRLRERTSSLTQQAEEDASDALFQADGHWKKEHHTLLSRPFDSLEREEFWQILQACLETLPVRQADVFVLREMEERATNEICKDLEISSSNLWVLLHRARLRLSFCMRNRWQSDTP; the protein is encoded by the coding sequence ATGGACGATCCCAATTCAGCTGCACCCCGCACCCGCCTGACGCCGTCGGCCTGGGTCGATCGTCATGGCGACACCCTGTTTCGTTATGCGTTGTCGCGGCTGCGCGATGGGGAGTCCGCGGAAGAGGTCGTGCAGCAAACGTTCCTGGCGGCGCTCCAGCATCAGTCGCAGTTCAGCGGGACGGGTACGGAACAGGCATGGTTGCTGGGGATCCTGAAACGGAAAGTCATCGACTTTATCCGTTTGCGGGAGCGCACATCGTCCCTGACGCAGCAGGCGGAGGAAGACGCTTCCGACGCGTTGTTCCAGGCAGACGGACACTGGAAAAAAGAGCATCACACGCTGCTCAGCCGACCATTTGATTCGCTGGAACGGGAAGAGTTCTGGCAAATCCTGCAGGCTTGCCTGGAAACCTTGCCAGTTCGCCAGGCGGACGTCTTTGTCCTGCGGGAAATGGAGGAGCGGGCTACGAATGAAATTTGTAAGGATTTAGAAATTTCTTCGTCGAACCTGTGGGTGCTGCTCCATCGGGCCCGTCTGCGACTCTCGTTTTGCATGAGGAACCGCTGGCAATCCGACACCCCGTAA
- a CDS encoding Crp/Fnr family transcriptional regulator, whose protein sequence is MTDKLWHLKSCELFRQLSPEQMGRIEMRSRSRSFAAHSPVYLPAEKADSVFLLTAGLVKVCHLTTDGKESILAFVEPGEMFGELAIFDGDDRDEYVEAIEPAAVLMIPAEVLQQLMAESPGVAMGVTRLVGLRRHRIERRLKNLLFQSNHDRLVHLLLDLAEQFGAAEPGGIRLRVRLTHQDLANLIGSTRETVTVILGRLKAKGVVSGGRRRIVLAKPQALAQSVLRKAPPVPKPGERSDPFFAVC, encoded by the coding sequence ATGACCGACAAGCTGTGGCATTTGAAGTCGTGCGAGCTGTTTCGCCAGTTGTCGCCAGAGCAGATGGGCCGCATCGAAATGCGCAGCCGTTCGCGATCGTTTGCGGCGCACAGTCCTGTCTATCTGCCGGCGGAGAAGGCCGACAGCGTCTTTCTGCTGACAGCCGGACTGGTCAAGGTCTGCCATTTAACGACCGATGGGAAGGAGTCCATCCTGGCGTTTGTCGAGCCCGGCGAGATGTTTGGCGAACTGGCCATTTTCGACGGCGACGACCGCGACGAATACGTGGAAGCGATCGAACCGGCCGCCGTGTTAATGATCCCGGCAGAGGTTCTCCAGCAACTGATGGCAGAATCTCCAGGGGTCGCCATGGGCGTTACGCGTCTGGTTGGTCTGCGTCGACATCGGATCGAACGGCGGCTCAAGAATCTTCTGTTCCAGTCGAATCATGACCGGCTGGTGCATCTGCTGCTGGATCTGGCAGAGCAGTTTGGCGCCGCAGAACCCGGCGGGATTCGTTTGCGTGTAAGGCTTACCCACCAGGATCTGGCGAACCTGATTGGCAGCACCCGCGAAACAGTGACGGTCATCCTGGGGCGACTCAAAGCCAAGGGCGTCGTCTCCGGCGGCCGCCGGCGGATTGTACTCGCCAAACCCCAGGCTTTGGCACAGAGTGTGCTTCGTAAAGCTCCCCCTGTGCCAAAGCCTGGCGAACGGTCGGATCCGTTCTTTGCGGTCTGTTGA
- a CDS encoding serine hydrolase domain-containing protein, with product MLSLMLCRRLSLLVLLSLALVVAGPQAARAEKPAPPQIAGVVEVMNLAAEEGQISGGVTLVVKDGKTVHLAATGMADIAQDRPMTIDTQFAIASMTKPITATALMILVDQGKVQLTDPVSKYIPEFADAQGPDGKLAQPVTVQHLLTHTSGLGDSQQTETTLEATGKELAQRKLKFLPGSKWQYSPGLNACGRIIEVASGQPYDQFVSEQILQPLKMKHTAFVPKNKNKLAGLYEPGKEKGQLAAADHWLTRFTSGRAPNPSGGLISTAADLARFYQMILNGGELDGQRIVSEEAVKQMTTVQTGDLTTGFTPGNGWGLGWCVVREPQGVSAALAPGSYGHGGAFGTQGWVDPKNQTIYVLLIQRTNFGNSDGSDLRGAFQDAAHAALKN from the coding sequence ATGCTCAGCCTGATGCTTTGCCGCCGCCTTTCTCTCCTGGTGTTGCTCTCCCTGGCGCTGGTCGTCGCTGGTCCGCAAGCGGCCAGAGCCGAGAAACCGGCGCCGCCGCAGATTGCCGGCGTGGTGGAAGTGATGAACCTGGCAGCAGAGGAAGGGCAGATCTCAGGCGGCGTGACGCTGGTCGTCAAAGACGGCAAAACGGTCCACCTGGCGGCGACCGGAATGGCCGATATCGCGCAGGATCGGCCCATGACGATCGACACGCAATTTGCTATCGCCTCGATGACGAAGCCGATCACCGCCACGGCGTTGATGATCCTGGTCGATCAGGGGAAGGTCCAGCTGACGGACCCCGTGTCCAAGTACATCCCTGAGTTCGCCGACGCGCAGGGCCCCGACGGCAAGCTGGCGCAGCCGGTCACCGTGCAGCATTTGCTGACCCATACGTCCGGCCTGGGTGACAGCCAGCAGACGGAAACCACGCTGGAAGCGACCGGGAAAGAACTGGCGCAGCGGAAGCTGAAATTCCTGCCCGGATCAAAATGGCAGTACAGTCCCGGGCTGAATGCCTGTGGCCGCATCATCGAGGTCGCCAGCGGTCAGCCCTACGATCAGTTCGTCTCCGAGCAGATCCTGCAGCCGCTGAAAATGAAGCACACTGCTTTTGTCCCAAAAAACAAGAACAAGCTGGCCGGTCTCTATGAGCCGGGTAAAGAAAAAGGGCAGCTTGCCGCCGCCGATCACTGGCTGACCCGTTTCACCTCGGGCAGGGCGCCGAACCCTTCCGGCGGTTTGATCTCGACTGCGGCCGACCTGGCGCGATTCTATCAGATGATCCTCAACGGCGGCGAACTCGACGGCCAGCGGATTGTGTCCGAAGAAGCAGTCAAGCAGATGACGACCGTTCAAACGGGCGATCTCACGACCGGCTTTACCCCCGGCAATGGCTGGGGGCTGGGCTGGTGCGTGGTGCGGGAGCCGCAAGGGGTTTCGGCCGCACTGGCGCCCGGATCGTACGGCCACGGCGGAGCCTTTGGCACGCAGGGCTGGGTCGATCCGAAAAACCAGACGATCTATGTGCTGCTGATCCAGCGCACCAACTTCGGCAACAGCGACGGTTCCGACCTTCGCGGCGCGTTCCAGGACGCGGCGCATGCGGCGCTGAAGAATTGA
- a CDS encoding sugar phosphate isomerase/epimerase family protein — MSSLPNRRQLMAAGLASSVSLGALAATTASACAAPAPGAAPRFKYCLNTSTIRGQKLSLLEEVELAAVAGYDAIEPWVREIQAYQDQGGKLPELKRRIADAGLTVESAIGFANWIVDDDEQRAAGLETARREMDLVKAIGGTRIAAPPVGATKEPGIDLFAAAERYGKLIEVGVAQGVIPQVEVWGFSANLSRLGETSFVAIESGRTEACILPDVYHIYKGGSDFAGLSVLAGNAIHVFHMNDYPADPPRATIGDADRVYPGDGVAPLTQILQMLAANGFNGALSLELFNRDYWTQDPKKVAATGLAKMKASVAKAFA; from the coding sequence ATGTCGTCCCTTCCCAATCGTCGCCAGCTGATGGCTGCCGGTCTGGCCTCCTCGGTTTCCCTCGGCGCACTGGCCGCGACGACCGCTTCCGCCTGTGCGGCCCCGGCGCCCGGCGCCGCCCCGCGGTTCAAGTACTGCCTGAACACCAGCACCATCCGCGGGCAAAAACTGTCCCTGTTGGAAGAGGTGGAGTTGGCGGCCGTCGCCGGATACGATGCGATTGAACCCTGGGTCCGCGAGATCCAGGCGTACCAGGACCAGGGCGGCAAGCTGCCGGAACTGAAACGCCGCATCGCCGACGCCGGACTGACGGTCGAAAGCGCGATCGGCTTTGCCAACTGGATTGTCGACGACGACGAACAACGGGCCGCTGGCCTGGAAACGGCCCGCCGGGAGATGGACCTGGTGAAAGCGATTGGCGGCACGCGGATCGCCGCCCCGCCGGTCGGAGCGACCAAAGAACCCGGCATCGACCTGTTCGCCGCCGCCGAACGTTACGGCAAGCTGATCGAAGTCGGCGTCGCCCAGGGGGTCATCCCGCAGGTCGAAGTCTGGGGATTTTCGGCCAACCTCAGCCGCCTGGGGGAGACCAGTTTCGTCGCTATTGAAAGCGGCCGCACGGAAGCGTGCATCCTGCCGGACGTCTACCATATCTACAAAGGCGGATCCGATTTTGCCGGCCTGTCGGTGCTGGCGGGGAACGCGATTCATGTCTTCCACATGAACGATTACCCGGCCGATCCGCCGCGTGCGACCATTGGCGACGCCGATCGCGTCTACCCCGGCGACGGCGTGGCTCCGCTGACCCAGATCCTGCAGATGCTGGCCGCCAATGGTTTCAACGGCGCTCTGTCGCTGGAACTCTTCAACCGCGACTACTGGACCCAGGACCCCAAAAAGGTCGCCGCCACGGGCCTTGCCAAAATGAAGGCGTCCGTCGCGAAAGCCTTTGCCTGA
- a CDS encoding DUF547 domain-containing protein, protein MSAALVCVAVAVFCIVGYEAIAGWLTGLFGPPQVELQEAYSNDKAGPKVDHSTLDELLQTYVDEAGWVDYAGLRSREEQLDAYLQVVAKAPFADLARDDKLALLINAYNAFTLKLILENHPLESIQQIPEADRWDAVRWNVGGQVWSLNQIEHEQIRPRFVEPRIHFALVCAAVGCPPLRQEAFTPERLSQQLDSQAEYVHSHATWFAWKPEANTVELTKLYQWYSDDFDQAAGSVIRFASRYSPPLATALETDAPLRKKWLPYDWSLNSREHQRPR, encoded by the coding sequence TTGTCTGCCGCCCTGGTTTGCGTGGCGGTTGCCGTGTTCTGCATCGTCGGGTACGAAGCGATCGCAGGCTGGCTGACGGGGTTGTTCGGCCCGCCCCAGGTGGAGCTGCAGGAAGCTTACTCCAACGACAAAGCAGGGCCAAAGGTCGACCACTCTACGCTGGACGAGCTACTGCAGACGTATGTCGACGAGGCTGGCTGGGTCGACTACGCCGGGCTTCGCTCAAGGGAAGAGCAACTTGACGCGTATCTCCAGGTGGTGGCGAAAGCTCCCTTTGCGGACCTGGCTCGCGATGACAAGCTGGCCCTGCTGATCAACGCTTACAATGCGTTTACGCTCAAGCTGATCCTGGAAAACCACCCGCTGGAATCGATCCAGCAGATTCCTGAAGCCGATCGCTGGGACGCCGTCCGCTGGAACGTGGGCGGTCAGGTGTGGAGCCTGAATCAGATTGAGCACGAGCAGATCCGGCCGCGGTTTGTCGAGCCGCGCATCCACTTTGCGCTGGTGTGCGCCGCCGTCGGTTGCCCGCCGCTGCGGCAAGAGGCGTTCACGCCGGAGCGATTGTCCCAGCAGTTAGACAGCCAGGCAGAGTACGTCCACAGCCACGCGACCTGGTTCGCCTGGAAGCCGGAAGCCAACACGGTCGAACTGACGAAGCTCTACCAGTGGTACAGCGACGACTTCGATCAGGCAGCCGGCAGCGTTATCCGTTTCGCCTCACGCTATTCGCCGCCGCTCGCCACGGCGCTGGAAACCGACGCACCGCTGCGGAAAAAATGGCTGCCGTATGACTGGAGCCTCAACAGTCGCGAGCATCAACGCCCGCGCTAG
- a CDS encoding anti-sigma factor family protein, whose translation MLSCKEISKLVSLSLDRKLSLGQRMSLWLHLGMCRLCWRFRRSLMHLHNETREQANALDQHAVDARVRMPDDCRARLKKIIDSHTS comes from the coding sequence ATGCTTAGCTGTAAAGAAATCTCAAAACTGGTCTCCCTGTCGCTGGATCGCAAGCTGTCGTTGGGGCAACGGATGAGCCTCTGGCTGCATCTGGGCATGTGCCGCCTGTGCTGGCGGTTTCGGCGTTCCCTGATGCACTTGCATAACGAAACCCGGGAGCAGGCCAATGCTCTTGACCAGCACGCCGTTGACGCCCGGGTGCGCATGCCCGACGATTGCCGGGCCCGCCTCAAGAAAATCATCGACTCCCACACGTCGTAA
- a CDS encoding outer membrane protein assembly factor BamB family protein yields MLKTAVWTLLLGSLLGISVPSTVVAVELAVGGVEGLPLQATDWPWWRGPSRDGVAAAGEQPPLSWSETENVLWKTPVPGRGHASPTVVGDRVFLPTADEETEVQSVLCFDRATGKQLWKVDLHTGAMDRAGHKKNSQASATIASDGERLFVNFLNAKAVHTTALDFDGKQLWRTSVSDFVTHQGFGSSPAVYGPLVIVATDNKTGGAVAGLDRETGEIVWKHDRPKEPNYTSPTILHVDGRDQLLLTGCNLLTSISPLDGRMLWETKGSTTECVGSVVTDGERIFSSGGYPRKHTSAVTADGSKTLAWENNTQTYVPSMLAVDGYLYTVTDAGVALCWRASDGEEQWKARLGGTFNASPVLIGQNLLVINQAGKAFLFKADPKEYTAVAENDLGDDVYATPVVCGDRIYLRVAEQTDGKRQEWLYCIGTK; encoded by the coding sequence GTGCTGAAAACTGCTGTCTGGACGCTTCTTTTGGGGAGCCTGCTGGGAATATCGGTTCCGTCCACCGTCGTCGCTGTGGAACTGGCCGTCGGAGGCGTTGAAGGCTTGCCGCTGCAGGCGACCGACTGGCCCTGGTGGCGCGGCCCCAGTCGCGACGGCGTCGCCGCCGCTGGCGAACAACCGCCGCTGAGCTGGAGCGAGACGGAGAACGTCCTGTGGAAAACGCCCGTTCCGGGCCGCGGTCATGCCTCGCCGACGGTGGTCGGCGACCGTGTGTTCCTGCCTACCGCCGATGAAGAGACCGAAGTCCAGTCGGTGCTCTGCTTTGATCGGGCCACCGGCAAGCAGTTATGGAAGGTCGATCTGCACACCGGCGCCATGGATCGGGCCGGCCATAAAAAGAACTCGCAGGCCAGCGCCACCATCGCCAGCGACGGCGAACGGCTGTTCGTCAATTTCCTGAACGCCAAGGCCGTCCACACCACGGCGCTCGATTTCGACGGCAAGCAGCTGTGGCGCACCTCGGTGTCAGACTTTGTCACGCACCAGGGCTTCGGCTCGTCGCCCGCGGTTTATGGTCCGCTCGTGATCGTAGCGACCGATAACAAAACGGGCGGCGCCGTCGCCGGTCTGGATCGCGAGACGGGCGAGATCGTCTGGAAGCATGATCGTCCGAAAGAGCCGAACTACACATCTCCCACCATCCTGCATGTGGATGGCCGCGACCAACTGCTGCTGACCGGCTGCAATCTGCTGACCAGCATCAGCCCCCTCGACGGCCGCATGCTCTGGGAGACGAAGGGCTCGACCACCGAATGCGTCGGCTCGGTCGTGACCGACGGCGAACGCATTTTCTCCAGCGGCGGTTATCCGCGGAAACATACGTCGGCCGTGACAGCGGACGGTTCCAAAACGCTCGCCTGGGAAAACAACACGCAGACCTATGTGCCTTCGATGTTGGCCGTCGACGGTTACCTTTACACCGTGACCGACGCCGGCGTCGCTCTCTGCTGGCGAGCCAGCGATGGCGAAGAACAGTGGAAAGCCCGGCTGGGCGGCACGTTCAATGCGTCGCCTGTGCTGATCGGCCAGAACCTGTTGGTCATCAACCAGGCCGGCAAGGCGTTCCTGTTCAAAGCCGACCCCAAGGAATACACGGCCGTGGCCGAGAACGACCTGGGCGACGATGTCTACGCCACGCCAGTCGTCTGCGGCGACCGCATCTACCTTCGCGTTGCCGAACAGACCGACGGCAAGCGGCAGGAATGGCTGTACTGCATCGGCACGAAGTAA
- a CDS encoding HvfC/BufC N-terminal domain-containing protein yields MNQPGPGAAPDAKQPPRDLGVVQRWMQAVITHPDGVAQGLTSEAALAEIAVAPIDIEQVVMRSHSLTSVERLAVYGNAYFARLLECMRELFPALAQALSEEVFDSFSFGYLQQHPSRSYTLERLADHFVPFLEETRPSLQEPGDDPDAPSWPDFVIDLARLEWTIDRVFDGPGVEQETPLAVADLQAIPPEQWADACLEPVVCLHLLAFRYPVNDYYTAWRQGGDAPLPDPRPSYVAITRRDYVVRRYELSQPQYSLLSSLASGQSLGEATAQAAESFDSVEALAESLQNWFAAWSAQRFFQRVTLGEESAPPDDLTSS; encoded by the coding sequence ATGAACCAACCAGGTCCAGGCGCCGCGCCGGATGCGAAGCAGCCGCCGCGTGATTTAGGCGTCGTCCAGCGCTGGATGCAGGCCGTCATTACGCACCCCGACGGCGTCGCCCAGGGGCTGACGTCCGAGGCCGCACTGGCCGAGATCGCCGTTGCGCCGATCGACATTGAACAGGTCGTCATGCGCAGCCATTCCTTGACCAGCGTGGAGCGGCTGGCCGTCTATGGCAACGCCTATTTCGCCCGACTGTTGGAGTGCATGCGCGAGCTCTTCCCCGCCCTGGCCCAGGCGTTAAGCGAAGAGGTTTTCGACAGCTTCAGTTTCGGGTATCTGCAGCAGCACCCTTCCCGGAGTTATACGCTGGAGCGGCTGGCGGATCATTTTGTCCCCTTTCTCGAAGAGACGCGGCCCTCCCTGCAGGAGCCGGGCGACGATCCCGACGCGCCGTCCTGGCCGGACTTTGTGATCGATCTGGCCCGTCTGGAATGGACGATCGACCGGGTCTTTGATGGGCCGGGGGTCGAGCAGGAAACGCCGCTTGCCGTCGCAGACCTCCAGGCGATTCCGCCCGAACAGTGGGCCGATGCGTGCCTGGAGCCGGTCGTCTGTTTGCATCTGCTGGCCTTCAGGTATCCGGTCAACGATTACTACACGGCCTGGCGCCAGGGCGGCGATGCTCCCTTGCCAGATCCGCGGCCCAGCTATGTGGCCATTACCCGACGGGACTACGTAGTCCGCCGGTACGAGTTGTCGCAGCCGCAGTATTCCCTGCTGTCCTCACTGGCAAGCGGCCAGTCACTGGGCGAAGCCACCGCCCAGGCGGCCGAGTCTTTTGACAGCGTGGAGGCCCTGGCGGAAAGCCTGCAGAATTGGTTCGCCGCCTGGTCGGCCCAGCGATTCTTCCAGCGAGTCACGCTGGGCGAAGAGTCCGCCCCGCCAGACGATTTGACTTCCTCCTGA
- a CDS encoding alpha/beta hydrolase: MNYSGHPALHCFGWSRCLLVGVVIVLLGQASPGWAQSKPGSDGFRWVNPPSAAPTGVEHHQFKSPSMGVDVGYNIYLPPAYAEQPDARFPVVYYLHGGRPGSESKSVRLASFLHEQMTTGKATPVIYVFVNGGPVSHYNMPGRKEAQGEDVFIKELIPHIDKTYRTIADRSGRGLEGFSQGGRGTARNMFKHPDLFCSASPGGGGYSTEKRISEENGKESENLQFALGDNTWDLARAYASNPEPPLRILVHVGTKGFNYENNLEYMKFLESLKIPFERIIVEGAPHSAGLIYEKRGRDIMQFHADNFAAQRQAGKE; this comes from the coding sequence GTGAATTATTCTGGGCATCCCGCTTTGCATTGTTTTGGCTGGAGCCGCTGCCTGCTGGTTGGCGTCGTCATCGTTCTGCTGGGCCAGGCTTCTCCTGGCTGGGCGCAGTCGAAACCCGGGAGCGACGGTTTCCGCTGGGTCAATCCGCCGAGTGCAGCGCCGACGGGGGTGGAGCATCACCAGTTCAAGAGTCCGTCGATGGGAGTGGATGTCGGCTACAACATCTATCTGCCGCCGGCGTATGCAGAACAGCCCGACGCCCGCTTTCCGGTGGTGTATTACCTGCACGGCGGACGGCCCGGCAGCGAATCCAAGAGCGTGCGACTCGCCAGCTTTCTGCATGAGCAGATGACCACCGGCAAGGCGACGCCTGTGATCTATGTGTTTGTGAACGGCGGCCCCGTGAGCCATTACAACATGCCGGGCCGGAAGGAAGCCCAGGGGGAAGACGTCTTCATCAAAGAGCTGATCCCGCACATCGACAAAACGTATCGCACCATCGCCGATCGGAGCGGGCGCGGACTGGAAGGCTTTTCGCAGGGCGGCCGCGGGACGGCCCGCAACATGTTCAAGCATCCCGATCTGTTCTGCTCCGCATCGCCCGGCGGCGGCGGCTATTCGACCGAAAAGCGAATCTCGGAAGAGAACGGGAAGGAAAGCGAGAACCTGCAGTTCGCTCTCGGCGACAATACCTGGGACCTGGCCCGCGCGTACGCCAGCAACCCCGAGCCGCCGCTCCGCATCCTGGTGCATGTCGGAACCAAAGGCTTCAACTACGAGAACAACCTGGAATACATGAAGTTCCTGGAGTCGCTTAAAATTCCCTTCGAGCGGATCATCGTCGAAGGCGCCCCGCATAGCGCCGGGTTAATCTACGAGAAACGCGGCCGCGACATCATGCAGTTCCACGCCGACAATTTCGCCGCCCAGCGCCAGGCCGGCAAGGAGTAA
- the bufB gene encoding MNIO family bufferin maturase translates to MHPSRMGYENLGLGLGLRNVHFQHILNEQPEVDWFEIISENFMDSQGRPRYVLDQIAERYPIVMHGVSMSIGSTDPLDQEYLAKLKKLATGVKARWVSDHLCWTGVASRNSHDLLPIPFNEQTLAHVVDRIRIVQEVLERPLVLENPSSYLTFADSTMSEWEFLARMAEEADCGLLLDVNNVYVSSVNHDFDPVEYLEAVPHRRVVQFHLAGHTNMGTHCIDTHDGRVVDPVWSLYRLANQLTGGVATLLEWDAKIPPFPELHAELLKAKRYINDPQASVPASTAPADLANADRESLPHPLHLVAPEVQ, encoded by the coding sequence ATGCACCCATCGCGAATGGGATACGAAAACCTCGGTCTTGGTCTCGGCCTCCGTAATGTGCACTTTCAGCACATTCTGAACGAACAGCCCGAGGTCGACTGGTTCGAGATCATTTCCGAGAACTTCATGGATTCGCAAGGGCGTCCGCGTTACGTGCTGGATCAGATCGCCGAGCGTTACCCGATTGTGATGCATGGCGTTTCAATGTCGATCGGCAGCACCGACCCGCTCGACCAGGAGTATCTGGCAAAGCTGAAGAAGCTGGCGACCGGCGTCAAAGCCCGCTGGGTCTCCGATCATTTATGCTGGACCGGCGTCGCCAGCCGTAACTCGCACGATCTGCTGCCGATTCCTTTTAACGAGCAGACCCTGGCCCATGTGGTGGATCGGATTCGCATCGTACAGGAGGTGCTGGAACGGCCGCTCGTGCTGGAGAACCCCAGTTCTTATTTGACCTTCGCCGACTCCACCATGAGCGAATGGGAGTTCCTGGCCCGTATGGCTGAAGAAGCCGACTGCGGTCTGCTGCTGGATGTGAACAACGTTTACGTCTCCAGCGTGAATCATGATTTTGATCCGGTCGAATATCTGGAAGCCGTACCGCATCGACGCGTCGTGCAGTTCCACCTGGCCGGCCACACCAACATGGGGACGCATTGCATCGACACCCACGACGGCCGCGTGGTGGATCCGGTCTGGAGCTTGTACCGCCTGGCGAACCAGCTGACCGGCGGAGTGGCGACTTTGCTGGAATGGGACGCCAAGATTCCGCCCTTCCCGGAACTGCACGCCGAACTGCTCAAGGCCAAACGCTACATCAACGATCCCCAGGCCAGCGTGCCGGCGTCCACGGCGCCGGCTGATCTGGCAAACGCGGATCGTGAGAGCCTGCCTCATCCCTTGCATCTGGTCGCCCCGGAAGTCCAATGA
- a CDS encoding DUF420 domain-containing protein, whose product MTPIWGETNGLLPNRGTLMLDFVFLAMFAIVVLMGISLVLVKQRRYQLHKWLQIVMAVVLLGAVTAFEIDMRIGYGWKTYAADSPYFTPGWNPVWYSLIVHLCFAVPTPFVWAYVIFEAVRKFPNPPTPGAHSHRHKKLGWLATVGMTMTAVTGWVFYWLAFVA is encoded by the coding sequence ATGACGCCAATCTGGGGTGAAACGAACGGGCTGCTGCCGAACCGCGGCACCCTGATGCTGGACTTTGTGTTTCTCGCTATGTTCGCCATTGTGGTGTTGATGGGTATCAGCCTGGTGCTGGTCAAACAGCGACGCTACCAGCTCCACAAATGGCTGCAGATCGTGATGGCCGTGGTGTTGCTGGGGGCGGTAACCGCGTTTGAAATCGACATGCGGATCGGCTACGGCTGGAAGACGTATGCGGCCGATTCCCCCTATTTTACGCCGGGCTGGAATCCGGTCTGGTACAGCCTGATTGTGCATTTGTGCTTTGCCGTACCAACGCCGTTCGTCTGGGCGTATGTGATTTTCGAGGCGGTGCGAAAGTTCCCCAATCCGCCGACGCCCGGCGCCCATAGCCATCGCCACAAAAAGCTGGGCTGGCTGGCCACGGTCGGCATGACCATGACGGCCGTCACCGGCTGGGTGTTCTACTGGCTGGCATTTGTTGCGTAG